CCGAGGGCGACGGCGCCGACACGGTGCTCGACGACCTGGCCGCGCTGCTGGCCCGCGACCTCGACGCGTCCGATGGCTGAGCCACTGCACGGGATCGGCGTCTCCCCCGGCTTCGCGGCGGGCCCGGTCTGCCGCGCCGGCGCCGCGCCGCAGTTGCCCTCACCGCGAGCGGTGTCCGATGTCGACGCCGAGCTGGCGCTGGCCGCCGACGCGTTGCGCGCCGTGGCCGCCGAACTGGCCCGCCGCGCGGAGGCGACGCCCGACGCCACCGCCGCCGAGATCCTGCGCGCCCAGGTGATGATGGCCGAGGACCCGGTGCTCGACGAGGCGGTGGCCGACGCGATCCGGGCCGGTTCCGACGCACCGCACGCGATCGACGCCGCGTTCGCCGTGCACCGGCAGGCCTTCCTGGAGGCCGGCGGCTACCTCGCCGAGCGGGTGGCCGACCTCGACGACCTGCGCGACCGCGCGGTGGCCGTGTCGAGCGGCGCACCGATGCCCGGCATCCCGTCGCCGGGCCACCCGTTCGTGCTGGTCGCGACCGACCTGGCCCCGGCCGACACGGCGGGCCTCGACCCCGAGCAGGTGCTCGCGCTGGTGACGGTGGCCGGCGGCCCGACCAGCCACACCGCGATCCTGGCCCGCTCACTGGGCATCCCGGCCGTGGTGCGGTGCGCGGAGGCGGCCAACCTTTCCGACGGGGTGGTCGTCGCCGTCGACGGCACCGCCGGCGCCGTGCGGGTCGGTGTCGACGAGGCCACTGTCGCCGACACCCGCCGCCGCGAGCAGGAACGCCGGGCCCGGGCGGCCGCGTCGACCGGCCCCGGCCGCACCGCCGACGGCTGGGCGGTCGAGTTGCTCGCCAATGTGGGCTCCGCCGCCGATCTGGTGACCGGCGCCGAGGGCGTCGGCCTGTTCCGCACGGAGTTGCTCTACCTCGACCGGGAGAAGGCACCCGGCCACGACGAGCAGGTGGAGGCTTACGCGGCGGTCTTCGCCGCCCTGGGCGGCCGCAAGGTCGTGGTTCGCACGCTGGACGCCGGCGCCGACAAGCCACTCCCCTTCCTCGACCAGGCCGGCGAACCCAACCCGGCGCTGGGCGTCCGCGGCGTCCGCCTGGCCCGCCGCGACCCGGCCCTGCTCGACGGTCAGTTGTCGGCGATCGCCGCGGCGGCCGCCCGCACCGGCGCGACCGCCTGGGTGATGGCACCGATGATCGCGACCCCGGCCGAGGCCCGCGACTTCGTGGCCCGAGCCCGCGCCGCCGGCCTGGCGTCGGCGGGGGTGATGGTCGAGGTCCCGGCCGCCGCGCTGCGGATCCGCGCGTTGCTGCGCGAGGTCGACTTCGTCAGCATCGGCACCAACGACCTGAGCCAGTACGCGTTCGCGGCCGACCGCATGTGCGGGGAGCTGGCGGAGCTCCTCGACCCGTGGCAGCCGGCGTTGCTCGACCTGGTGGCGGCCTGCGCCCGCGCGGGCCGTGCGGCCGGGAAGCCGGTCGGCATCTGCGGCGAGGCGGCGGCCGATCCGGGGCTGGCGCCGGTCTTCGCCGGTCTGGGCATCAGCAGCCTGTCGATGCCGGCACGGGCGATCCCGGCGGTCCGCGACGCGCTGGCCGCACACACGCGGGCGGATTGCGAGCGCCTGGCCACGGCAGTGCTGGCGGCCGAAGACCCCCTGACGGCCCGCGCGGCGGCCACCTGACGGCGGCGTTACCGAAGGTGCGTGCCGATCGGGGGATCGATCACGCCGGCCAGGACCCCACCCCCGTAGACCAGTGCGGCTATGGTCGCCAGCCACCACAGACCACCCAGATGCCGCGCGGCAACTTCGTGAGCTCTCGCAACGAGTTGGCGTCGCCGGACCACCCGACACTCTTCACGTTGGTCTCGACAGTGTGGACGAAGCCGCCGAGCAACAGAAACCACGTCCAGGTGTAGACGAACACCTGCCGTGTGGTCGGTGAGCCCTTGAGTGCGACCAGGACGAACAGGGACCCGGCCACGAGGATGACCAGCCGGCCGAAGAGATTTCTGACCCGCAGGAGGACGACTGCCATCATCACCACGGTCACCCAGAGGATGGCGCTCGGATCCAGGCCGTTGGACAGCGCTGTCGCGCTGCTGATACCGAAGACGGATGGGCCGACATAGCCGACGAGGGCCGTGAGAAACGGGCTCGCACCAATGGTTTCGGTTTCTCCGCTGCCATTGGGTCGCATCCGCACGGACACGACCTTGCCCCCGGTTGCCGACCCGGCGATCGCGTGTGAGCCCTCGTGGGCCATGGTGATCAAATGCTTGGTCGCCGGCCAGAAGAGCGAACACAGCAGGCCAAGGAAGAGTGTCAGGACAACGAACGTAGTCGATGGCTGGCCCATTTGGGCAGCATAGGACGCGATTGAACCCCGTCAACGGGTTACGGAAGGTCGTCCTCGGGTGGCACGCCGAGCCAGCCCGCGAGGTCACGGCCGAGGAACGCGGCACGGTCACCCGCGACGTGTCGCGCGGCTCGACGGCAATGGCAGAGCTCCGGCGGAGTAACGATGTCAGCGCGGCTCGGGTGTGACCAGGCCGTGGTCGAAGGCGAAGACGATCGCGGCCGCCCGGTCGCGTAGGTGC
This genomic interval from Asanoa ferruginea contains the following:
- a CDS encoding M50 family metallopeptidase — its product is MGQPSTTFVVLTLFLGLLCSLFWPATKHLITMAHEGSHAIAGSATGGKVVSVRMRPNGSGETETIGASPFLTALVGYVGPSVFGISSATALSNGLDPSAILWVTVVMMAVVLLRVRNLFGRLVILVAGSLFVLVALKGSPTTRQVFVYTWTWFLLLGGFVHTVETNVKSVGWSGDANSLRELTKLPRGIWVVCGGWRP
- the ptsP gene encoding phosphoenolpyruvate--protein phosphotransferase, producing the protein MAEPLHGIGVSPGFAAGPVCRAGAAPQLPSPRAVSDVDAELALAADALRAVAAELARRAEATPDATAAEILRAQVMMAEDPVLDEAVADAIRAGSDAPHAIDAAFAVHRQAFLEAGGYLAERVADLDDLRDRAVAVSSGAPMPGIPSPGHPFVLVATDLAPADTAGLDPEQVLALVTVAGGPTSHTAILARSLGIPAVVRCAEAANLSDGVVVAVDGTAGAVRVGVDEATVADTRRREQERRARAAASTGPGRTADGWAVELLANVGSAADLVTGAEGVGLFRTELLYLDREKAPGHDEQVEAYAAVFAALGGRKVVVRTLDAGADKPLPFLDQAGEPNPALGVRGVRLARRDPALLDGQLSAIAAAAARTGATAWVMAPMIATPAEARDFVARARAAGLASAGVMVEVPAAALRIRALLREVDFVSIGTNDLSQYAFAADRMCGELAELLDPWQPALLDLVAACARAGRAAGKPVGICGEAAADPGLAPVFAGLGISSLSMPARAIPAVRDALAAHTRADCERLATAVLAAEDPLTARAAAT